TTTTCTACTTTAGCTAGTAGTACTAGCAAACATAAATGTTTACAACAATTCAACAAATTAGATGTTAGCTAAGTAAAACCATGATAAGACCCAGTACTGACTTCATAATATCTATTTAAATAGGTAAAGAAAACAAATTCACGAAAACTCAATAATTTTAAAGAATTAGGCAAATAAACAATCTGATAGACGGTCAGGTCAGGAACAATTAAAATCTTTTGAGAATAGTTATTGTTTATTGCATCAATTTAACAGTTGTAGCATGCCTCAGGGAACTTTACTTGGTTTCTTACTACGTCATCAACGATTGGTTGGATTATGTGCGTCCCCCAGGAGACAACCACGGGTTGAGTGCTCGCAGGGAcaaactgaaaaataaaataaaatgttaaaaaatcgTCAAAGAACAAGTTCCACTTCCATAGCAAGAACATAACAAAACAGTCTCTGAATGTGGGCAAAATAAGATCTAATATTTTATAGATCGTGGATACATCTCGTCGCTCTTTATTCGGTATTCTGGGTTACTTATTACCAGGTGCATTTGATAATTTTGTCATAATAATGTACTAATTTTCTTCAAAGATATAACTTAACTCATCACCGCTATGTGATAAACagacaacgccatctatcgatgTCGTACggaaaaatttagtttttataaatCAAAATCTTGATTCTTCTTCAATTATGATAGTCTTACCGTAGTTCCAACCAAATCGCTGATATCAGTGTGAGGTATAAAGGACATTAGGTTGGTGGCTAAAGTCGCAGGTTGAGCTCCAACCACAGTTACTGTGATCTCATTTGTAGCCATATTTTTCAGGATCTAGAAAAAAAAGTACGATTAGGTACATGAGTAAATAAGGTTTGGGAGTGTCGTTGTGGCATTGGTGCAATACGCAGAATAACTTTATCGTCtgtttgagacaaataaaactttctatctatctatctaccaAAAGCTATGGTATAaataaaccaatcacagaagtATAGTAAATAAGTGCTAAGTAAGTAATAACTTTTTGATTATGAATTAGTCACAAGAATGAAGGTTCAATATAACGTGATAGTAGAGATCAAGCTAGCTCTAAAAATATGCACAACTTAGGGTAGGCACTTAGTCATAGTTCTGAATTTGTAAAAAAGTAGATCGTTGCccaaaatttattttatgtttgtctGGTCGATCTGTGAATTGTGATTGtgtgattttttgtttttgtcctTGCATTGGTGCACACTGGGTTGGCCATAACCATGGCCATGACATTTATCCTGTGGGTCtggacaaagtgcacattatatTTGCAAGTCAGTCCAAAAGCGATCGCTAAGCCTTTTTTTCTATGGATTATTTGACAAATTCGATTTTTGATTCATTTATGaaagtgcattttgtctaggggggctggcgTCATGAGTCGACTCCAGTGTTGTAttcctaattttttttattttttttatttattgtgtgtATTTTCTCAACATAGCAAAATTGGTGCGGTGAGATAGTGGCGCCCTCTTGTCAATGTCAATGTcttgtttaatgttttgttttttgtatttaaaatgttggttggagaggcacccgctgaaaaccagcatcggggcacgcgtgcatgcacgcgtggctcgattaatgctgagcgggcgcctttttggcacaaaatattatgcgtgtatagttttaagtccctttgttctgtttttgttttcttttgtgtcaaataaagtttttcttattcttcttattcttattcttattctcaaACGTACCGAGAAATTGAAATTGAGCAGCCTAAGCGTGAAGGTCGACGTGAACACGTACGTTTCCCCATTAAGCTTTGCCTCCACATCAAACCCGTAGACCACGTCATGTAGCCTTAGCAGGGCTCTCACGTCCACCGTGCCCACTTGGGCTGCCGTCGCCCACGACCAGACCTGCTGGATGGAAGCTTCAGTGACGTCAACGTGTTGGACTTTTAAGACGTAGCCGTTTTTGAAGGTGACGGTGCCCGCGAGCTCGCGGCCGAAGAGTTCGTATCTGGAATCCATGAAAATTGTGTATAGAATCGCATCAAAGAAAGACATCGTAGTTGTAAAAGGTGGTATTTTGCAACCAAGCAGAGTCAGTCAACGCAGTCGAATGTACGGTTATTAtagaagaaacaaaaaagaaataggTAGGCACAGTTTAAACTGACAAAAAAGGAGTCGAAGCAATACCACTAATGCTGTTTGCAGAACAGAAAACTTTTGTAACTATTCGATTTCAATCAGATCTGGGCTACATAGGATGATGCACTGAAGAATAAAAAAGGATTAATCTTACTTGACTTCTTCGGTCATATCCGGAATCTTTAAATTGCACCATTGATAATCCTCTATACCATGAACGGTTTTCTCGAGCACTTCTAGCACGTACGACCTGTGCTCCAGCAAAGTCGCCCTTCTTACTGAAAAAttagaacaattttattaatatcttaacatttatattattatgcttaCGAAGATTTACCAGCATAGATCACTTGGAAATAGTAGTCGATACTTTAGGAATCACTAGCCTAAGGCCTTCCTTGTTTCAAATTTTTATTCAATCTCAGTCATACATTTTCCCTTTTGTGACTGGGCTAAGCGCTTAGATCACCTAAAGCTTCATTCTCTAATTCGGAGCTAAGAAGTAGGTATAGGTGAGTGTAAGTGAAAGAgtaagacgtagcgtgggcaggcctcctactaggtggactgacgatttggtaaaggtcgcgggaagagcttggatgcgggcagtgcaggaccgttcattatgaaaaaccttgggggaggcctttgtccagcatttggctgaaacgaagtgaaaataaacaaaaagaaaatttattcTCGAGGTCAATTCTGagacaacaataaaatgatATACTAAAAAGTACATACCAGTTTGACCATCAACATTTGCACTTAGTGCAAAGAACAAGAAAAGGATGAAAACCTTCATTTTGTTCACCAACTCActtcaataataaaaacatctttattttgcCTAAGCCTTTAGAAATTACATTGTACTTAGTTCAAATAAATCGGCTGATAAGACAATCTTTTACATTGTTGATTAATTACTTAAGATTTCAGATAAGAGTGATTTAAGATAGAGTGCCCATTAATCAATTAGATTTTGTATCGTTCGCAATCTTT
This genomic window from Ostrinia nubilalis chromosome 18, ilOstNubi1.1, whole genome shotgun sequence contains:
- the LOC135080356 gene encoding uncharacterized protein LOC135080356 yields the protein MKVFILFLFFALSANVDGQTVRRATLLEHRSYVLEVLEKTVHGIEDYQWCNLKIPDMTEEVKYELFGRELAGTVTFKNGYVLKVQHVDVTEASIQQVWSWATAAQVGTVDVRALLRLHDVVYGFDVEAKLNGETYVFTSTFTLRLLNFNFSILKNMATNEITVTVVGAQPATLATNLMSFIPHTDISDLVGTTFVPASTQPVVVSWGTHIIQPIVDDVVRNQVKFPEACYNC